In one window of Nesterenkonia sandarakina DNA:
- a CDS encoding SDR family oxidoreductase — MATAAVTGATGYIGGRLVPQLLSAGHEVRVLTRRADALRDVPWRDEVTVVEGDLTDPEAARELCEGADTAYFLVHSMTSDRSFEELDERCAEVLGGAAKAAGVDHIVYLAGLHPDANEGELSAHLRSRVHVGEVLESSGVPTLTLQAGLVIGSGSASFEMIRHLTDVLPVMPAPKWVLNQIQPIAVRDALHYLTRAMDIELSESVRADIGGPDVHSYAELMKIYARTAELNEPRVIALPVLTPWLAAQWVNLVTPIPRTLAIPLVESLQHDCVVKDHVIDDIIAPPQEGLTDYETSVRLALDKISADRVETTWAAAHPLDVPSESLPSDPDWTGRSVLVDERERLSTASPDAVFAIIEGIGGETGYFSLSRAWALRGLADKLVGGVGMGRGRRSRGQLALGDTLDWWRVEDLERGRLLRLRAEMKVPGQAWLEFMVEPEGTGSRYRQRAIFFPRGLAGRAYWLGVTPFHAIIFRKMAARILAEAEQSSTRR; from the coding sequence ATGGCAACAGCAGCGGTGACCGGAGCGACGGGGTATATCGGAGGGCGGCTGGTGCCACAGCTGCTCAGTGCAGGACATGAGGTGCGCGTGCTCACGCGCCGGGCGGATGCGCTGCGCGATGTCCCGTGGCGGGACGAGGTCACCGTCGTCGAGGGTGACCTGACCGACCCCGAGGCGGCCCGTGAGCTCTGCGAAGGCGCCGACACGGCGTACTTCCTGGTGCACTCCATGACCTCCGACCGCAGCTTCGAGGAGCTCGACGAACGTTGCGCCGAGGTGCTGGGCGGCGCCGCCAAGGCTGCCGGCGTCGACCACATCGTCTACCTGGCAGGTCTGCACCCGGACGCGAACGAGGGCGAGCTCAGCGCTCACCTGCGCTCCCGGGTCCATGTGGGCGAGGTGCTGGAGTCCAGCGGTGTGCCCACCCTGACCCTGCAGGCCGGACTGGTGATCGGTTCCGGCTCCGCCAGCTTCGAGATGATCCGCCACCTCACCGATGTGCTCCCGGTGATGCCGGCCCCGAAGTGGGTGCTGAACCAGATCCAGCCCATCGCCGTGCGCGATGCGCTGCACTACCTGACCCGCGCCATGGACATCGAGCTGAGCGAAAGCGTCCGCGCCGACATCGGCGGACCTGATGTGCACAGCTACGCCGAGCTGATGAAGATCTACGCCCGCACCGCGGAGCTCAACGAACCTCGAGTGATCGCGCTGCCGGTGCTCACCCCCTGGCTCGCCGCGCAGTGGGTCAACCTGGTCACCCCGATCCCGCGCACGCTGGCCATCCCGCTGGTGGAATCGCTCCAGCATGACTGCGTGGTCAAGGACCACGTCATCGACGACATCATCGCCCCACCCCAGGAGGGGCTCACCGACTATGAGACCTCTGTGCGGCTGGCTCTGGACAAGATCTCCGCCGATCGGGTGGAGACCACCTGGGCCGCGGCGCACCCGCTGGACGTGCCCTCGGAATCGCTGCCCTCGGACCCGGACTGGACCGGACGCTCGGTGTTGGTCGATGAGCGTGAGCGGCTCTCCACCGCCTCACCTGACGCGGTCTTCGCGATCATCGAAGGCATCGGCGGAGAGACCGGATACTTCTCGCTCTCTCGGGCCTGGGCGCTGCGGGGACTCGCGGACAAGCTCGTCGGCGGGGTCGGCATGGGCCGCGGCCGGCGCAGCCGGGGCCAGCTCGCACTTGGTGACACCCTCGACTGGTGGCGGGTAGAGGACCTGGAGCGCGGCAGGCTGCTGCGCCTGCGCGCAGAGATGAAGGTGCCCGGTCAGGCGTGGCTGGAGTTCATGGTGGAACCGGAGGGGACCGGCTCGCGCTACCGGCAGCGAGCGATCTTCTTCCCGCGCGGCCTCGCCGGTCGGGCCTACTGGCTCGGGGTGACCCCGTTCCACGCGATCATCTTCCGCAAGATGGCGGCCCGGATCCTCGCCGAGGCCGAGCAGTCGAGCACGCGCAGATGA
- the idi gene encoding isopentenyl-diphosphate Delta-isomerase, with translation MTSGTSSTEEHVVLLSEAGAPVGSAPKATVHTAETPLHLGFSCYLFDAAGRLLLTRRALSKTTWPGVWTNSFCGHPGMGEELTEAVRRRARDELGAELTEIRPLLPEFRYRAVDASGVVENEICPVFTAVLDSELTPADAEVSQWQWVDAEALKRAVAEAPYAFSPWMVEQLAALAQREPADQPDAADQNSLAPRPGWGAPA, from the coding sequence ATGACCTCAGGCACGTCCTCGACCGAGGAACACGTCGTTCTCCTTTCCGAGGCAGGTGCGCCCGTCGGCTCGGCCCCCAAGGCCACGGTGCACACTGCCGAGACCCCGCTGCACCTGGGGTTCTCCTGCTACCTCTTCGACGCCGCGGGCAGGCTGCTGCTCACCCGCCGGGCGCTGTCGAAGACCACCTGGCCGGGTGTGTGGACCAACAGCTTCTGTGGGCACCCCGGAATGGGGGAGGAGCTCACCGAGGCGGTGCGCCGTCGGGCCCGCGACGAGCTCGGCGCGGAGCTCACCGAGATCCGCCCGCTGCTGCCGGAGTTCAGGTATCGCGCGGTGGACGCCAGCGGTGTCGTCGAGAACGAGATCTGCCCGGTCTTCACTGCGGTGCTGGACTCAGAGCTCACCCCGGCGGACGCTGAGGTCAGCCAGTGGCAATGGGTGGACGCCGAGGCGCTGAAGCGGGCCGTGGCGGAGGCGCCCTACGCGTTCAGCCCCTGGATGGTCGAGCAGCTCGCCGCCCTCGCGCAGCGCGAGCCCGCAGATCAGCCCGACGCCGCAGATCAGAACAGCCTCGCGCCGCGGCCCGGCTGGGGTGCCCCCGCGTGA
- a CDS encoding squalene/phytoene synthase family protein: MSAPVDPAEHFTQTARAAADRVISSYSTSFGLATKLLGPRHRSHVRSLYALVRVADEVVDGAASAAGLDPAEKAEALEHYAEETRRAMQRGYSTDLVVHAFARTALEAQIGADLIDPFFDSMRADLEPAAYGAAEHQDYVYGSAEVIGLMCLQVFLREEQPTPAERETLVHGARALGAAFQNINFLRDLAEDTGELGRDYLGGGTGMTEAQRQQWVDTVRLQLADARAAMPLLPRDARTAVRSACALFEALLEKIAVTPVEELYHSRVRVSNACKAGLAARAALRTRLETH; encoded by the coding sequence GTGAGCGCACCCGTCGATCCGGCCGAGCACTTCACCCAGACCGCCCGTGCTGCGGCGGACCGTGTGATCTCCTCCTACTCGACCTCGTTCGGGCTGGCGACGAAGCTGTTGGGACCGCGCCACCGCAGCCATGTGCGCAGCCTCTACGCCCTTGTGAGGGTGGCCGACGAGGTCGTCGACGGCGCCGCCAGCGCCGCCGGCCTGGACCCGGCTGAGAAGGCCGAGGCGCTGGAGCACTACGCCGAGGAGACCCGCCGCGCGATGCAGCGGGGCTACAGCACCGACCTGGTGGTGCATGCCTTCGCGCGCACCGCTCTGGAGGCGCAGATCGGAGCGGATCTGATCGATCCGTTCTTCGACTCGATGCGTGCTGATCTGGAACCTGCCGCCTATGGCGCCGCCGAGCATCAGGACTACGTCTACGGCTCCGCCGAGGTGATCGGGCTGATGTGCCTGCAGGTGTTCCTGCGCGAGGAGCAGCCGACACCGGCGGAGCGAGAGACCCTGGTCCATGGGGCACGGGCGCTGGGAGCGGCGTTCCAGAACATCAACTTCCTGCGCGACCTGGCAGAGGACACCGGCGAGCTCGGACGCGATTATCTGGGCGGCGGGACCGGGATGACCGAGGCCCAGCGCCAACAGTGGGTGGACACGGTCCGGCTCCAGCTCGCCGATGCCCGCGCCGCCATGCCGCTGCTGCCGCGCGATGCGCGGACCGCGGTGCGCAGCGCCTGTGCACTCTTCGAAGCGCTGCTGGAGAAGATCGCGGTGACCCCGGTCGAGGAGCTCTACCATTCCCGGGTCCGGGTCTCCAACGCCTGCAAAGCAGGACTGGCCGCCCGGGCCGCCCTGAGAACACGACTGGAGACCCACTGA
- the crtI gene encoding phytoene desaturase family protein has product MPRTIVIGAGVAGLASAALLAREGHDVLVLEKGERTGGRAGMLAEDGFRFDTGPSWYLMPSVFEHFYNLMGTTAAEQLTLVDLDPAYRVYSEPEPGQAPPAPVDLPKGAERVRALFEELEPGSGPALEKYIASAKRTTAIAERRFLYNPFKRLNNLAVPEVLKSAPELAQLLLTSLERFVQRRFKHPVLRQILGYPAVFLGTRPQDAPAMYHLMSALDLDDGVRYPMGGFWEVLASFRRLAEGAGAQITTGAEVIEILTEASPRTGFGSRLKTGGQRVATGVRWRDEHGTVHTEHADHVVSAADLHHTETALLAEADRSYPESWWDKVTSGPGAVLVMLGVRGKLPELAHHSLFFTQDWTANFESIFGENPSIPTPASSYVCRASASEPGLAPEDHENLFVLIPVPADLSLGAGGRDGAGDPAVEQIAQAAIEQIGGWAGIEDFEERIVLRETIGPADFAADYNSWRGSVLGQAHTLLQSAMFRPQNVSPKVRGLYYAGGTVAPGIGVPMCLISAELVLKHLRRDYSAGPLRPDSLGADTLETRAGGKAG; this is encoded by the coding sequence ATGCCTCGCACCATAGTGATCGGCGCCGGAGTCGCCGGACTTGCCAGCGCCGCGCTGCTGGCCCGAGAAGGCCATGACGTCCTGGTCCTGGAGAAGGGGGAGCGGACCGGAGGCCGCGCCGGGATGCTGGCGGAGGACGGCTTCCGATTCGACACCGGACCCTCGTGGTACCTGATGCCCTCGGTGTTCGAACACTTCTACAACCTGATGGGCACCACGGCGGCCGAGCAGCTCACCCTGGTGGACCTGGACCCGGCCTACCGGGTCTACTCCGAGCCCGAACCCGGCCAGGCGCCCCCTGCCCCGGTGGATCTGCCCAAGGGTGCGGAGCGGGTCCGGGCCCTCTTCGAGGAGCTTGAACCTGGCAGCGGCCCGGCCCTGGAGAAGTACATCGCGTCCGCCAAGCGCACCACCGCGATCGCCGAGCGCCGCTTCCTCTACAACCCGTTCAAGCGGCTGAACAACCTGGCGGTGCCCGAGGTGCTCAAGTCCGCGCCGGAGCTCGCGCAGCTGCTGCTGACCTCACTGGAACGTTTCGTGCAGCGCCGGTTCAAGCACCCGGTGCTGCGCCAGATCCTCGGCTACCCCGCAGTCTTCCTGGGCACCCGCCCGCAGGACGCCCCGGCCATGTACCACCTGATGAGCGCCTTGGACCTCGACGACGGCGTGCGCTACCCGATGGGTGGATTCTGGGAGGTCCTTGCGAGCTTCCGACGGCTGGCTGAGGGCGCGGGAGCCCAGATCACCACCGGCGCGGAGGTCATCGAGATCCTCACCGAAGCCTCACCGCGCACCGGGTTCGGCTCCCGGCTCAAGACCGGCGGACAGCGCGTCGCCACGGGCGTGCGCTGGCGCGACGAGCATGGCACCGTGCACACCGAGCACGCCGATCATGTGGTCTCCGCGGCCGATCTGCACCACACCGAGACCGCCCTGCTCGCCGAGGCGGACCGCAGCTACCCCGAGAGCTGGTGGGACAAGGTCACCTCCGGCCCCGGCGCAGTGCTGGTGATGCTGGGCGTGCGCGGGAAGCTCCCCGAGCTGGCCCACCACTCGCTGTTCTTCACCCAGGACTGGACGGCGAACTTCGAGTCCATCTTCGGGGAGAACCCCTCCATCCCGACGCCGGCCTCCTCCTACGTCTGCCGAGCCAGCGCAAGCGAGCCGGGTCTGGCGCCGGAGGACCATGAGAACCTCTTCGTGCTGATCCCGGTCCCGGCCGACCTCTCCCTGGGTGCCGGCGGTCGCGACGGCGCCGGGGACCCGGCCGTGGAGCAGATCGCGCAGGCCGCGATCGAGCAGATCGGCGGCTGGGCGGGGATCGAGGACTTCGAAGAGAGGATCGTGCTGCGCGAGACCATCGGCCCGGCCGATTTCGCGGCGGACTACAACTCCTGGCGGGGGTCGGTGCTGGGACAGGCGCACACGCTGCTGCAGTCCGCGATGTTCCGCCCGCAGAACGTCTCACCGAAGGTGCGCGGCCTCTATTACGCCGGAGGCACCGTGGCGCCGGGCATCGGGGTGCCGATGTGCCTGATCAGCGCGGAGCTGGTGCTCAAGCATCTGCGACGCGACTACAGCGCCGGCCCGCTGCGTCCGGACTCCCTGGGCGCCGACACTCTGGAGACCCGCGCTGGCGGGAAGGCGGGCTGA
- a CDS encoding lycopene cyclase domain-containing protein yields the protein MSFLYLAGLLGAAFCMLLIDRRFRLFFFADPRVATLVTLLGVVFFLLWDFAGIGLGIFLMGESRYLTGVVLGPEMPLEEPVFLAFLSLCTMIIYTGAAKFLSHRAQRRSSTPSAGVS from the coding sequence GTGTCCTTCCTCTACCTGGCCGGACTGCTGGGAGCCGCCTTCTGCATGCTGCTCATCGATCGGCGCTTCCGGCTCTTCTTCTTCGCGGATCCGCGCGTGGCCACGCTGGTGACCTTGCTCGGCGTCGTCTTCTTCCTGCTCTGGGACTTCGCCGGGATCGGACTGGGGATCTTCCTGATGGGGGAGAGCCGCTACCTCACCGGGGTGGTGCTCGGACCTGAGATGCCGCTGGAGGAGCCGGTGTTCCTGGCGTTTCTGAGCCTGTGCACCATGATCATCTACACCGGTGCTGCGAAGTTCCTCAGCCACCGGGCGCAACGTCGCTCGAGCACACCCAGTGCGGGGGTGTCCTGA
- a CDS encoding lycopene cyclase domain-containing protein, protein MAYLWLSLAFMVPAVLAAVLLRREIHWGAVGLTTLVLLSLTAVFDNVIIGLDIVRYGHEQLMGLYLGLAPLEDFSYSLAAVLGLPALWHLMRRRKLARAADRPVPSVQPRAGRGRR, encoded by the coding sequence ATGGCGTACCTGTGGCTGAGCCTGGCCTTCATGGTGCCGGCGGTGCTCGCCGCGGTGCTGCTGCGCCGCGAGATCCACTGGGGCGCGGTGGGCCTGACGACGCTGGTCCTGCTGAGCCTGACCGCGGTGTTCGACAATGTGATCATCGGCCTGGACATCGTGCGCTACGGCCACGAACAGCTGATGGGCCTCTACCTGGGCCTGGCTCCGCTGGAGGACTTCAGCTACTCGCTGGCCGCAGTGCTGGGGCTGCCTGCTCTGTGGCATCTGATGCGGCGTCGGAAGCTGGCCCGCGCCGCTGACCGGCCCGTGCCCAGTGTCCAGCCCCGCGCCGGGCGGGGACGCCGATGA
- a CDS encoding prenyltransferase translates to MNGSLIRELLLSSRPLSWINTAFPFAAAYLFATRELDWVLVLGALFFLVPYNVAMYGINDVFDYESDLRNPRKGGIEGALLDPSLHSTVLWISALSTLPPALLLMLGGGPATWAAMLVSLFAVAAYSVKGLRFKERPFLDSVTSSTHFVSPAVVGFALAHDRVGYTPSPTVMIILAAFFLWGMAAHAFGAVQDVVPDREGGISSVATAIGARPTVRMAVLLWAGAGVLLLLAPWPTPLAALLVVPYVAISLPWFNVTDATSAGVNAAWRRFIWLNYGCGFLGTMLLIWVW, encoded by the coding sequence ATGAACGGGAGCCTGATCCGCGAGCTGCTGTTGTCCTCACGCCCGCTCAGCTGGATCAACACGGCGTTCCCCTTCGCCGCGGCGTACCTCTTCGCGACGCGCGAGCTCGACTGGGTGCTGGTGCTCGGCGCACTGTTCTTCCTGGTCCCCTATAACGTGGCGATGTACGGGATCAACGACGTCTTCGACTACGAATCTGACCTGCGCAACCCGCGCAAGGGCGGGATCGAGGGCGCGCTGCTGGATCCCTCGCTGCACTCGACCGTGCTGTGGATCTCTGCGCTGAGCACACTGCCGCCGGCGCTGCTGCTGATGCTCGGCGGCGGCCCCGCCACCTGGGCCGCGATGCTGGTGAGCCTGTTCGCCGTCGCCGCCTATTCGGTCAAGGGGCTCCGGTTCAAGGAGCGTCCGTTCCTGGACTCGGTGACCTCCAGCACGCACTTCGTGAGCCCTGCCGTGGTCGGTTTCGCGCTCGCCCACGACCGGGTCGGCTACACCCCGAGTCCCACGGTGATGATCATCCTGGCCGCGTTCTTCCTCTGGGGAATGGCCGCCCATGCCTTCGGTGCGGTCCAGGATGTGGTGCCCGACCGGGAGGGCGGGATCTCCTCGGTGGCGACCGCGATCGGGGCGCGGCCCACGGTGCGGATGGCGGTGCTGCTCTGGGCCGGTGCCGGTGTGCTGCTGCTCCTGGCGCCATGGCCCACCCCGCTCGCGGCGCTGCTGGTGGTCCCCTATGTGGCGATCTCCCTGCCCTGGTTCAACGTCACCGATGCGACCTCGGCCGGGGTGAACGCCGCGTGGCGCCGCTTCATCTGGCTGAACTACGGCTGCGGGTTCCTCGGCACGATGCTGCTGATCTGGGTGTGGTGA
- a CDS encoding VOC family protein, protein MTIGLTPYLQFPGTARHALEFYHSVFGGDMQMMTFAEGMGAEDETKDQIMHGSLFLERGIHLMAADAPEGMTSVLGTVTLSNSEADDAEHATLVQWWEKLAEGAQVTEPLAKSPWGDTFGMLTDKFGVPWMVNASH, encoded by the coding sequence ATGACCATCGGCCTGACCCCCTACCTGCAGTTCCCCGGAACCGCCCGCCACGCCCTGGAGTTCTATCACTCGGTCTTCGGCGGGGACATGCAGATGATGACCTTTGCCGAGGGCATGGGCGCCGAGGATGAGACCAAGGACCAGATCATGCATGGGTCGCTGTTCCTCGAGCGTGGGATCCACCTGATGGCCGCCGACGCCCCCGAAGGCATGACCAGCGTCCTGGGCACCGTGACGCTGAGCAACAGCGAAGCCGATGACGCCGAGCATGCGACCCTGGTGCAGTGGTGGGAGAAGCTCGCCGAGGGAGCGCAGGTCACCGAGCCCCTGGCGAAGTCACCCTGGGGCGACACCTTCGGGATGCTCACCGACAAGTTCGGGGTCCCGTGGATGGTCAACGCCTCGCACTGA
- a CDS encoding sugar O-acetyltransferase translates to MDHGPFADDHRTQYQRLRDGHWYRADEEILQRALAAHQLAHRYSQAASQGQDDDAAALLPQLIGELGEDVAIRPPLSVDYGAHISIGDRVFINTGLVALDVAPIRIGADCLLGPNVQLLTPIHPLEPGPRRQKWESAEPITLEENVWLGGGVIVCPGVTIGRNAVIGAGSVVTRDIPADSVAVGNPARVIRSLQS, encoded by the coding sequence ATGGATCACGGGCCCTTCGCCGATGACCACCGGACCCAGTACCAGCGGCTGCGCGACGGGCACTGGTACCGGGCCGATGAGGAGATCCTGCAGCGGGCATTGGCGGCGCATCAGCTGGCGCACCGCTACAGCCAGGCTGCATCCCAGGGTCAGGACGACGACGCCGCCGCCCTGCTGCCCCAGCTGATCGGTGAGCTCGGCGAGGACGTGGCGATCCGTCCCCCGCTCTCAGTGGACTATGGCGCGCATATCTCCATCGGTGACCGGGTCTTCATCAACACCGGCCTGGTGGCTCTGGACGTCGCTCCGATCCGGATCGGCGCCGACTGCCTGCTGGGCCCCAATGTGCAGCTGCTGACCCCGATCCACCCGTTGGAGCCGGGCCCGCGGCGGCAGAAGTGGGAGTCCGCTGAGCCGATCACGCTCGAGGAGAACGTCTGGCTCGGCGGCGGCGTGATCGTCTGCCCCGGGGTCACCATCGGCCGCAACGCCGTGATCGGTGCCGGCTCCGTGGTCACCCGCGACATCCCCGCGGACTCCGTCGCGGTGGGAAACCCGGCGCGGGTCATCCGGTCACTGCAGAGCTGA
- the purB gene encoding adenylosuccinate lyase produces the protein MANSTDASAATTDSSNRVRLADAQPQIALGALDGRYRSAVAPLVDHLSEAALNRHRLHVEVEWFIHLCAEQVLSGLPTLTEEQVSGLRGIVSEFGTEQLRELGAIEAQTHHDVKAVEYFIARRLEGLGLSELTPLVHFGCTSEDINNLSYALGIRDAVAEVWLPAARTALDGLATLAQDAAEVPMLSRTHGQPATPTTLGKEVAVFVHRLRRQLRRIESQEFLGKINGATGTYAAHLAAAPEADWPSLAQRFVEKLGLTFNPLTTQIESHDYQAELYADMARFNRILHGLCVDVWSYISIGFFRQIPVAGATGSSTMPHKVNPIRFENAEANLEISNALLDALGATLVESRWQRDLTDSSGQRNIGTAIGHSVLALSNISKGLKQLDVAAEVIAADLDANWEVLGEAIQTVMRAEAIAGVAGMEDPYERLKELTRGRRVDAEKLKEFVTGLGLSKEAEARLAQLTPGSYTGLAAHLAREFG, from the coding sequence ATGGCCAACTCCACTGATGCTTCCGCCGCGACCACCGACTCTTCGAACCGCGTCCGGCTCGCCGATGCGCAGCCGCAGATCGCGCTGGGCGCGCTGGACGGGCGCTACCGCAGCGCCGTGGCGCCGCTGGTGGATCACCTCTCCGAGGCGGCGCTGAACCGGCACCGGCTCCACGTGGAGGTGGAATGGTTCATCCACCTCTGCGCCGAGCAGGTGCTCTCCGGGCTCCCCACCCTCACAGAGGAGCAGGTCAGCGGGCTGCGCGGCATCGTCTCTGAGTTCGGCACCGAGCAGCTTCGGGAGCTCGGCGCCATCGAGGCGCAGACCCACCACGATGTGAAGGCCGTGGAGTACTTCATCGCGCGCCGCCTGGAGGGGCTGGGGCTGAGCGAGCTCACCCCGCTGGTGCACTTCGGGTGCACCAGCGAGGACATCAACAACCTCTCCTACGCGCTGGGGATCCGCGACGCCGTGGCCGAGGTCTGGCTGCCTGCCGCCCGCACCGCCCTGGACGGACTGGCCACGCTGGCCCAGGACGCCGCCGAGGTGCCGATGCTCTCGCGCACCCACGGACAGCCTGCCACCCCGACCACGCTGGGCAAGGAGGTCGCGGTCTTCGTGCACCGGCTGCGCCGGCAGCTGCGCCGGATCGAGTCCCAGGAGTTCCTGGGCAAGATCAACGGCGCCACCGGCACCTACGCGGCGCACCTGGCCGCCGCGCCCGAGGCGGACTGGCCGTCACTGGCGCAGCGCTTCGTGGAGAAGCTGGGCCTGACCTTCAACCCGCTGACCACCCAGATCGAGTCTCACGACTACCAGGCCGAGCTCTACGCGGACATGGCCCGGTTCAACCGGATCCTGCACGGGCTCTGCGTGGACGTCTGGAGCTACATCTCGATCGGGTTCTTCCGGCAGATCCCGGTGGCCGGGGCCACCGGCTCCTCCACCATGCCGCATAAGGTCAACCCGATCCGCTTCGAGAACGCCGAGGCCAACCTGGAGATCTCCAACGCGCTGCTCGACGCGCTGGGCGCCACCCTGGTGGAGTCCCGCTGGCAGCGCGACCTCACCGACTCCTCCGGACAGCGCAACATCGGCACCGCGATCGGGCACTCGGTGCTGGCGCTGAGCAACATCAGCAAGGGACTCAAGCAGCTCGACGTCGCCGCGGAGGTGATCGCGGCGGATCTCGACGCGAACTGGGAGGTCCTCGGCGAAGCCATCCAGACCGTGATGCGCGCCGAGGCGATCGCCGGGGTCGCCGGCATGGAGGACCCCTATGAGCGGCTCAAGGAGCTCACCCGTGGTCGCCGGGTGGACGCGGAGAAGCTCAAGGAGTTCGTCACCGGACTGGGACTGAGCAAGGAGGCCGAGGCTCGACTCGCGCAGCTGACCCCCGGCAGCTACACCGGCCTGGCCGCTCACCTCGCCCGAGAGTTCGGCTGA
- a CDS encoding phage holin family protein, which produces MRILLAIILNALALAAAAFLVPGIYVDGAEQGTGATILAFLFVGAVFGLVNVVIKPIISLLSLPITCLTLGLFAVVINAGMLMLTAWLTSWTPVHFVVADFFWSAVLGSIVVALVSALLNQFILRPLNT; this is translated from the coding sequence GTGAGAATCCTACTGGCAATTATTTTGAATGCCCTGGCCCTCGCCGCCGCGGCCTTCCTCGTTCCCGGCATCTACGTCGACGGCGCCGAACAGGGCACCGGTGCGACCATCCTGGCCTTCCTCTTCGTCGGGGCCGTCTTCGGTCTGGTCAATGTGGTGATCAAGCCGATCATCTCGCTGCTCTCGCTGCCGATCACCTGCCTCACCCTGGGACTCTTCGCCGTGGTCATCAACGCCGGCATGCTGATGCTCACCGCATGGCTGACCTCCTGGACCCCGGTGCACTTCGTGGTGGCGGACTTCTTCTGGAGCGCGGTCCTCGGGTCCATCGTGGTGGCCCTGGTCTCAGCGCTGCTCAACCAGTTCATCCTGCGTCCGCTCAACACCTGA
- a CDS encoding histidinol-phosphate transaminase has protein sequence MTMFSRAGSITPRESVSLLPAYAAGKPPRAAEGLTPYKLSSNENPLGPVPAVTQAMAAVDTLHRYPHPNAENLRAGLAEVLEVPVEDIVAGTGSLGALTQIINAFAGSNSDGSQDEVIYAWRSFEAYPIVVRTAGAKDVAVPVAEDGRHDLEAMLAAITAQTKVLLLCTPNNPTGPALRHSEVEAFLAKVPGDVVVVIDEAYQEFVRTEDPLDALALYRRHPNVAVLRTFSKAHGLAALRVGYSIAGPEITRHLRVVAAPFGVSTLAEVAALASLEHLDQVMERVDSLVAERDRVAAALAEAGWTIPEAQGNFVWLPLRERTAEFTEAAGLQALAVRGFPGEGVRVTIGEVEANDRFIELCRTYRFEA, from the coding sequence ATGACTATGTTCTCACGCGCCGGGTCGATCACCCCACGGGAAAGCGTCAGCCTTCTGCCCGCCTATGCCGCAGGCAAGCCGCCACGGGCAGCCGAGGGTCTCACGCCGTATAAGCTCTCCTCCAATGAGAACCCGCTGGGGCCGGTCCCCGCGGTCACTCAGGCGATGGCAGCCGTGGACACCTTGCACCGCTACCCGCACCCCAACGCCGAGAATCTCCGCGCCGGGCTGGCTGAGGTCCTCGAGGTCCCGGTGGAGGACATCGTCGCGGGCACCGGAAGCCTCGGGGCGCTGACCCAGATCATCAACGCCTTCGCCGGTTCCAACAGCGACGGCAGCCAGGACGAGGTCATCTACGCCTGGCGCTCCTTCGAGGCCTACCCGATCGTGGTGCGCACGGCCGGTGCCAAGGACGTCGCCGTCCCGGTGGCCGAAGACGGCCGTCACGACCTCGAGGCGATGCTCGCCGCGATCACCGCACAGACCAAGGTGCTGCTGCTGTGCACCCCGAACAATCCCACCGGGCCGGCGCTGCGGCACAGCGAGGTCGAGGCCTTCCTGGCGAAGGTGCCGGGCGACGTCGTCGTGGTCATCGATGAGGCCTACCAGGAGTTCGTCCGCACCGAGGACCCGCTGGACGCGCTCGCCCTGTACCGCAGGCACCCCAATGTGGCGGTGCTGCGGACCTTCTCCAAGGCCCACGGGCTGGCCGCGCTGCGCGTGGGCTATTCCATCGCCGGTCCCGAGATCACCCGACACCTGCGCGTGGTGGCGGCACCCTTCGGCGTCTCCACCCTGGCCGAGGTCGCGGCGCTGGCCTCCCTGGAGCACCTGGATCAGGTCATGGAGCGGGTGGACTCGCTGGTCGCCGAGCGGGACCGGGTCGCCGCCGCTCTGGCCGAGGCCGGCTGGACGATCCCCGAGGCGCAGGGCAACTTCGTCTGGCTCCCGCTCAGGGAGCGCACCGCGGAGTTCACCGAGGCTGCCGGGCTGCAGGCGCTGGCGGTCCGCGGCTTCCCCGGGGAGGGGGTCCGGGTCACCATCGGCGAGGTCGAAGCCAATGATCGATTCATCGAGTTGTGCCGGACCTACAGGTTCGAAGCCTGA